In the genome of Triplophysa dalaica isolate WHDGS20190420 chromosome 17, ASM1584641v1, whole genome shotgun sequence, the window AAGTGATGAGGAGGAGGACACCAAGAGAGTGGTACGAAGTGCCAAGGATAAGCGGTTAGTgcttaatttttaaataatatttttaccaCAGTTTTGCTGGTGATGATGGTGAATAAAGGGCTTTTCAGAATCGACGCGATGTGATTAAGCGATGCAAATGACCAACGAACTTGGGGCTGATCGCCAACTGCTATTTTACTCCTCTATGGTTGGTGGCGCTGATGGAActacaatacatcatcgcattacgAAGTTTTAATGGACTGAAGATGTTGTAAATATGCCTGAAAGCGAATATATGGTTTTTATTGTCTTAATGCACTGCAAAGAGAATAATTTGAGTGgccaaatacttttttttttttaacatcacaGATGGAGAATTGCAGAAGTTTAGAAGTTGAATTTTAGTGTCAGAAAAAAATCGTCCGCTCGTGCAAAAAATGAACTTATTTTGGCAGCAATAATACAGGGTatcttaaaaaagataaaaaaaaattattaatcaAGTTAGAGAAAATTAAGGCCCTTATTCTATAAGACATTAAAGTGTGtatcatattttcatatttgtccaAAGAGGTCATATGCTAAAGTTTGCCTGAATTTAATCAGTGTGTATGAGAATATAGTTTGAGGTCTATTTACAACCGGTTGTTAAACAACATCGTTGACTGAAGTATAAAGGCAAGTTTTTATGCAAATGGTTGGAGGATAAGATGTTGAACCATGGCTGAGGGCCATCTCGGGAATGACCTACCGTGAGACTTGCTGCTCTGTGTGTCAGGATGAAATTGGCATAGcctaagaaaaaacacattgcgGTCCCACATGCTAAGTGCTTGCCATAAAGCTGGTTTCTCTGTCTTATAAACCTTGCATTGGGGTAGTCACTCAATTACATATCTTGTGCTTCGTTCTCACCCTTCTGAATTATGTTGCATTGATCAAGAGTTTTCACAAACAAAGATTGTTGAGTTGTGCTATCTTACAAGCAGTATATAGTAAGTTAAGTTATCGCTTCGCCAATGTAAGCAGTTAAAACTTGAAGTGGCAACGAGGTCTTAAGACCTTTATTTAGACTCTTTTCATACATATTAAGTATTAAATTTAGCTCCATGATTCCTTTGTATACCCTGTAATAAAAGAAAGGATTGGTGGATAAAAGTGCCCGATGTCCACAGTTAAATATACCGCCACATCTTCACTGTTGTGGGACCTACTTTTATACCAGAGGTTCTGGACATCTTGTTCAGATACATGACATCATGTATTATATCAAATACCAATAGAAAAAAACCTGATTAACTCCATTAGAAATATTATAATGGGTCCGGGTTAGATCTTCCATCAGCGCATTGGTTCAAAACAAACGTCCAAATCAGAAAAAATGGGTTACTCAACACAAAAATCAAGATCCCGGCGTATCCCCCCCAGTTCCCTGACCTGAACTCCATATAAAAATGAGTGGGATGAACTGAAGAAGAGGGAACACCAACAATGGAAGGATCTGAAGAAATTCTTTATGGAGGAATGACTCTCAATGTATTCTCAAACCTCGTCAGACTGAAAAGACTTGGCTGATTTTCTTATAAATTGAGGTTGCAGAATGTATTAAATTCAAGGGTGGCAATGATTGTGGCCCACATTTATGGGAGAATTCTTTTTTAGGGATGCGACGATTATAGATTTTGTTGGTACGATTATAGTCTGATGAATAATCGAGGTTGAACGATTATTATGCATtaattcatttcaaacctttttaaTGTCTagttattagttttttttgttacctATACGATCTTAATAAATAAGCtcataatacaataaaactattACCCTaacttttattataattttgacCGGCCCTGCCATAATTTGGGCATTCATATGTTTTGGTCTCTTGATGGGCTGTTCCAGTTGTTTCAGAATACTTTGAAGTCTCCAGTAAGCAAACGAGTGTGTGATATGACCGACAATGAGTTTTCCAGAGGCGAGTAAATCAGCAAAGCTGACACACCTCCCTCGGCCGTGGAAAGCTGGAGTGAAGCATGCACAGCTTTTCCGTGTTATTCACATTATCCCTTACAGTAACGTGCATTTATTTTCTTCGGGATTCCCCATGCCTCGATACATGTCGTTGAATGCAGAAGCAAGAGTCTCTGCAGTGTGTGTGACCCTGAAATTTCTTGAGAATGAAGAACTTTTCTCTAGATCAAAGTTTTGATGAATAATATGCGCGGGCTCAACATGGACATGTGACATACACTCGCACtcatttgtaatgtgttttttcacaGTGTTTATGCTACAAAAATTGTAAAACACTGTGCCTGGGCTActtgttaaataatttatacatcTCTCCATGATGTGTTTAAGTACCCCTAGAATGCTCCCCAACTAGAGTGTATGCAAAATGTTTGGAAAAGGGACAAGGCTTACACACTGACAGCTTTCATTGTAAGACATTGGAGAACGTTTGTCCAAGCTAGTATCTAAGGGGGCGGGGCTTAGTGATGGGTCTTGTGAAGGCTGTTGCTTGTATAAACACTGTTTGGTAAAACTGTGGCAGGCACACATCAGTGAAATATTATCGCCCTCCCACAGTGTAATGTAAATCCATGTAGGACATAAATCGCCTGAAACCCTTGGTCTTCCACAATATACAGCGGCTGATGAACTTTCAAAtgaattcaattatttttctgaaatttcTTTATGCTACTTACTGCCCTCGCAGTAGGGCTGTTACCGACATTGATATATTGATATACATGCATACTCTATGCATTCCTGAGTGTGGTAATGCTCATGGGTTGTCGATCATTGACGGGTGGGTAGGCTGGGAGGGAATAATCTGAGTACATTCACTACAGAAAACTCTGTCCATGGCGATTGCGTAATAGCTTTCAGGGTCTGGTACAGAACAACATCAGCATGGAAAACAATGAGCAACTGCAAAACTGTTTATTCTTCAATGTTAggttgaattttatttatatttacctttGTATTTTCTTCGAAATATAAGTGCAAATGAAATGGTTAATGTTTCATCTTCAATAAAGTCTGTAAGCCAGATGTTTAATTTTGAAGTATTGATGCATTGATGCagttttgttataaaaaaagtttgaagagCAGCTTGTTTTCTCCACTGTCAGCTTGTTAGCCGGCTGAGGGACTTTTACCAGAGTAAAATAGGctgcttgtttttcttatcaataacatgcaaataaaataaactgtttcacAGACTGTGTTTGTATGATTTACCAGTTTAAAATCCGTTTTTATGTATtcttcgtttttcttttttttttaacgttactaaatttttcaacattaaagtGGAGCgatcatgctatgtcatgcattctgacttcgtgctaaacatgctggcttctcatgcttaacatggtcaacttctTAAAAAGCGAGTTGGGTGTAAGATTTAGTATATCtgtacttgatacactcccccagcactccaaatTGTTTCAGAAAGTGTCTTCTAATTCTGGATCCCTATGTTGGCAAGGCGAAAGAGCCCGCCAAAGAGTCAAGCGACGCGAGAAACCTGCTTACCATCAAGTTTATCTGCGCTGCCTCAAGATGGGCTGCGTCTTGTTACTCTTGCGTTAGTGtagtttaggtgtgtctgtttgttcacggcatgaaccgcatgcagtaAGTGAaccaaatgtctgtgttttgttggcaatcgccACATACTTGCACAAGgtaaacaacacatttacatttagtcatttggcagacgcttttatccaaagcgacttacagtgcacttatcacagggacaatccccctggagcaacatggagtaaagtgtcttgctcaaggacacttgtggtggctgctgggatcgaaccagcaacctttgatttaccagttcagtggtttaacccactagaccaccatctcccaAAGTTATAGTTATGCGGGATAATGTGATGGTGTGATGTCGCATTTACCTGTAGTTCCGCCCCCCCTGCACGCCTTCAGGAGGTCGTCTggtttcggaaataatcgtacagctgtatttGTCTTCTATAAAAGTGaacaaactaaagactctttgaagatatgaagtatgcaatactactctatagttactcaagattaacatgagattgATATAAGAGGAAAATAAATTGCGCGTGTAACATCCACTTTAAAATGTACgttatgtaaatacaaaagAATAACTCTACACAACTTACCCTGACTGCAcgattttatttttcactttctcaccgtttttttgttattattcatttattaaaattgatGTATATTCATGATGTAACTAGAAAGTTGAATCTTGAGGAAATCTGTTAAAACCTCCAGATTAAAATGATCTTGTTTTATCAGTCTAAATTCACTAAATTCTTAATCTGCTATTCACGCTACTGGTTGTTTTTTCCAGGTTTGAAGAGCTCACCAACTTAATCAAGACGATTCGCAATGCTATGAAGATCAGAGACATTTCCAAATGTCTGGAGGAGTTTGAGCAGTTGTGTCGTTCCTTCCTGAAAAGTAAAACGATCATGGACAAAGAGGGTGTGCCGCAGTTTTACATCCGCCTGCTAGCTGATCTGGAGGACTACCTGAATCAGGTGTGTAGTAGACGCTGAAAAAGTCTAGTGAAGGATTTAGGGCTGTCtacaaatattgaaaatgtgtGGAAAAATAAGAACATTAAAAATGCTATTTGAACTGGTagtttttcataataaaaaatgacgtCACAGGATTAAGTTACCGCTGCAGAAAACACTATTAGAATCCTCTTTCACACATACATCACTTGATGTGGAATGACATCTTTACTAACTtaagtgaaataaacaaatatttgaatatgattttcttaaaaaatgctgCTTGACCAGCTGCAACATGGGTGAGGAATAAGTTTGTCTTTCTCAATAGCTGTGGGAGGATAAGGAAGGGAAAAAGAAGATGAACAAAAACAACGCTAAAGCTTTGAGCACGCTGCGCCAGAAGATTCGCAAATACAACAGAGATTTTGAAACGGAGATTGCTACTTACAAAGAGGTACTGCCGAATCCACTTATATAATATGGACTTGTTTGTGATTTTGGAGCGGTTCTGCAGTGCCAGTCCTGTTTCTCTGGTTTTCATTTCAGAACCCAGAGCAGTCCGCtgatgaagaggaggagaaGGATGAAATCGAGAGTGGTAGCTTTCCCTTATTGCGGTATCTTTGAGCTCCTGTAGATTGATTGTTTTGAAATTGTGTTTTGaaaggttgtatttgttcaGGAGGGTCGTCTGCTGAGAGTGATGAAGAGGGAGGGGATGACGGTGTGACAGCCAAAAGCTTCATGAAAAAGAAGCCTCAAGAAGAGGAGAAGAAAGCCCCAGAGGCCAGCAAGTTCCTCAAGGGTGCTGCTGTAAGTCCTGTCATCAACAATATGACTCTCGCAACCCCCAAAATTTCAgtcaaatataacaaatttaaaaaaaaaaatgttttaagaacctTTCTGGATTTGTATGCAATTAAGATCCTATGGTTTGTGCTTCATTTTCTAAAGCCATACCTTGAAATGCAACTGGATCATTTCGTGTCAAATCAACCAAATTTTGAATATTTCCCCTGCtcaatttttttctatttctacaGATGCAAAACCAGCATCAGTAGCTCGGGGCCAAAAGTGAAATGGTTATGTTCAATGCAGTCGTGTTGatagaaggaaaaaatatacatttctagtttcaacattatttgttcatcagaattttgaaaaatgacccAGGTTTGGTTTCACAGTTTTCTCATGCAGCCATATTTAGATCCTTATATCTCTAGGACCGAACCTTATAAGGCCTTAAAAATGTAGTTCCCGAAAGAAAGGTTTGTGAAGTACAAGAATTATAAAGAGGCatgtaaattctgtaaaaagaacacaaactaATGccctttattcatttttgagcTGTCATCATTGGCATTAAATGCATCAAGGATTGCTAAAACGAACAGCTTTACTAACAAATATACCTATCTAAAAATAAATCGTATAAAATTGATGCTTGCATATTTGGCAGATTTTTACCCACTCAAATTTTGCTCCAAATTtaagctgattttttttttacttccctctacaaatgaattcatttcttaatattttggCTTTCATCACTGCTGATGTTGGTCTTGCTTGTGTAAAAATATGAGCCGAGGACCTCTGATCGAGTTGACACGGATTCACCCAACTAACAGACCAAAAcccatgttttttaaattttttcatCTAGTGTagctatttaaaaatgttccaTTTCCTAAATAAAAACCAGGTGTTAGATTTTCAATTTGTGCCAAGTCTTCCTTTGGGAGCACTTGATTTTACTACATTGCGGATACAACAATGTtaatgtgtgggtgtgtgtgtatcatggtttgttttgatgttaggATGAAGAGTCTGATagtgatgaagatgaagattgGAGTTCGGACACTGAGGACAGCGGTAGTGACAGTGAGGACAACGAAGGAACTGCAGCATCCCTGGCTGTGGCGTTCCTTAAAAAGTAGGAGCTTCAGTCTCAGGCTGTGTactatttgtgtttattttcatgaaCATGTTTAAATCTCCCTATGTACCACTCAGAACTCTAGATGGTGACAAGCAGTCCGAACGCAAGGATGAAAGGAAGAAGAGACACAAGAAGAAGGAGCGAGCTGAGGAAGATGGCGAGGAAGAGGgaggagaggcagaggaggGAGTGTGGGAGAAAGTGAAGGGAGGTGTGCCACTGGTGAAGGAAAAGCCCAAAATGTTTGCAAAAGGCACAGAGATCAACCCTCCTGTGGTGGTGAAAAAACTCCATGAGATCCTGCAGGCACGAGGCAAGAAAGGAACAGACAGGTATAAAAGCGTTAAGAACCCCTGTTATTAGAAATATTTTCTTACTTTACCATGTAAAAACCCATATTTTGTTTTGAGAATGTTTGCTTCCTTTTTTGTCTCGCAGAGCTTTTCAGATCGAGCTACTGCATGCTCTTGCAGCCATTTCTGTTGAGCATAACCTCGGCGAgggcatttctgtcaaaatcaAGTTCAACATTATCGCCTCCTTGTATGACTACAACCCCAACCTGGCCGCTTTCATGAAGGTGAGACATAGGCCAAGAGGTGGATGTGTGCTAATGTGAATTTACCTGTTGTTGTATTGGCAAACTGCTGTAGTATAAATGCAGAGTGGGTGCTTGGACAATTTTCTCAGATTGTCATAATAGTTTACTTATTTATCTACTCTTTTGTCTATTACAAGCCACTAGATTTCTGGAGGAACAAAAAGAAGCCCTTTACTTTCAGGACAAACTTTGCTATGAAATACCTGTGTGAACAGTGCTGTTTCAACATTGTTACTCCCCACTGAAATCTTAAACCAGATTAAGTATTGCTGCAAGTCAATGCCACTAATCCAACGTGTCAGTAATGCCTGCTTGCGctgtttatttaaaggggtcatatggtgcgaaaaCGTCTATTTCTGTATCTTTGGTGTGCTATAAATTGGccgtgcatgtattagacatgtaaaattgcaaaaaatgtaagtgttggaacaaaagatgcattctatttaaaaacGAATGCtcacagacctgcctgaaaggcctcgtgtaaccacacagaagtttgtggtatgatttgactaaggcCGCCCGACAGTATACGCAAGTAACAGGGTTCCAGACTGCGCCTGGGagtaaaaatattcatttgcGAGTGATATTTTTGCGTAGGTCTCCACTGGTTTCTATAGTGTTTCCAACGGAAgtgaaacacttaaaaaaacacacatgctaacgagagagagagctgtgccGGTGTAAGGGAAGGTGCATTTCCCGACCTCAAGAGGTGCTTTAGCGGCAGATGCGActgactacatttacatttagtcatttggcagacgcttttatccaaagcgacttacagtgcacaaattacagggacaatccccctggtgcaacatggagtaaagtgtcttgctcaaggacacactggtggtggatgctgggatcgaaccagcaacctttgatttaccagttcagtggtttaacccactagaccaccatctccataatgaactaataaaatataatatacagccTACTTTTTCTTACAGTATCATGTATAAATATGGTATTGACATGCACcttttctgttggttcaaatgaattcagaaGAATTTGGTAAGGTTTAATCAATCTTGGCAAGAATCAATAACACTTCTCTGCCTCTCTTAAATGAGCAGAACCTATTCTGTGTCATCTGCCTTTAAATGCATAGAGAAGCAGCTTTTGAAGactatttgaacacatttatatttgtgtacaaATTTGAACACATTTCAAACTATTCTGTGTGATTATGCAGATTTTTACCAAATTTTAGGGTGGAATTAAGAAAAAAGTCCTGTATGACCTTGCTTTTGATGGAAAACAACTTGGAAGAAAAACTTTTTGAGAGGGAAGATTTAGACACAACaggacaatatttttttttattaaaaaatgaaagttcatgTTATATggctcttaaaaaaataatgtagcACCTGCTTTTTTACCTGCCGCACCACAACAAAACGTGCACATATATTTTTAGGTCATACAGGTTCAATTAAGTGAGCATATGAGACTAAAATGGTTGCAATTTTGAGCTCTGCCCCTTTCATGCCAGTAGCAGGTAGGATTACATGATCTCGTGAGACTAGTCGGGTCTCTTGCCACGAGATCTCGTCACACACATCATGGCTGTAAGAGATGTTGTGAAGTGCAGATGCATTTTGGGAGTTAGGCTTAGGTAGTAGTTCTGCAATATCATACAGGTATTCATTAGTTCGACTGGGTCACTCGCACCATTGtctaaatattttcaacagCCTTTTTCAGTCACGAATGTCGGCATAATTTCAACACCATGGAGCCTTGTACATGGACTCATCAGGTCCTGATGGGAGGTTAAAAAAAGCTAATTAGTATTTTTTCACTTCTTGGTTATATAGCACATGGATTTCATGTTTCATGCTTTTCCCAGCAAACAATAAATGTCACCATTATACATAATCATTCATATCTCAATTTACATGAACATCATGTAACATAATGCCCATTCGAAATGTAAATCAACTTCCATTTTATTTGTCCCTTCCTccctccctttctttctcttttaggCCGATATGTGGAAAAAGTGTTTGGACTGCATTGATGAGCTGCTGGACATCCtgtttaacaacaacaacatcttCATTGGAGAAAATATTGCAGAGGACAGTGAAAATCTGGCCATCTCAGACCAGGTCAGCATAACATGTCACATTTATTTCTAGGGTAAAGccttcatctttttttatacttgagttacatattttttttatgaactaTTTTGTTGTAGGCATACAGAGAACAttacattctttcagcagtCACTTTTAGGCCTTTTATAATGTTAGCCCATTGAATAAGGAAGAGGACTCAAATTGTATTTACTTGTTttgcttaattttattttaggttacattatattttattatattgaaagcaagacaaaatatagaaaagcccattttgaccattcagtttatgcaatggttaaaaaataaatgaccaagtgtttcatttttattcggtgcatccctaatttgaTGCATTACGATGTTCAACCATGGACAGTAGCATCATGGAACACTGTAGGAGTTTTGATTCAACTCGAATGCTAAATTTAGAGATTGCTTTTAGGTTTTTCTCACCATTTACCTTATAAGCTTTACAAATTGACTTGTTGGCCATTGTAACAATGTTTCCTCAGCCGTTCCGTGTACGTGGCTGTATTCTGACTCTAGTGGAAAGAATGGATGAGGAATTCACCAAAATCATGCAGAACACAGACCCTCATTCACAGGGTGTGTAGATTTCCGTTTGATTGGGTCAAAaatgcttttacattttcatctgtTGTGCCCTGATACCGGTTCCTATCACGCTCTTGCAGAGTATGTAGATAACCTGAAGGATGAGGGCCGTGTGTGCGGCGTCATTGACCGGCTGCTGGAGTATCTGGAGACTAAAGGTAGCACAGAGGAAGTGTGTCGCATCTATCTGCGCAGGATCATGCACACTTATTACAAGTTTGACTACAAAGCACATCGTCGCAGCCTGGGTCTGCAGGGAGAGACCAAGGTAAGTCAACAATAAACACTACAATCTCAGCTAACACAGTTACATTGTGACCACGTAACTGGATCATGCCATATTCGTTCCCACGGCGTACCATAATAACGTTCCAGCAACGTAACTTTGTGATTATTATATTCGTCGTGATGACATAACATTGGACGTTGTTGGGACATGGTGATTACATCCATCACATTGACGTACCAAATAAAGTTTCTGGGATGTGATGAGCACATCCTAAAGACCAAACAGTCACATTGTTAGTCAATTAAAAGCTTCTTTAGTCACACTCACAAACATCAGGGTCTGTTCATTTATACTTGCCAAATCGATCGAAAATcactaaaatatgtttttactcCCATGCCTGTAAGGTGTAAagaaagaatataaataaacaggtAAAATAATATCAAGCAGTGAGGTAAAAAGAAATGACCGTTGACGTTGAAATGTTGCGAGCGCAGCTCTTTGCAGAACAGAGAAGACGTGTACACGCACTAAGTAAATAGAAACGCAGTTTTAATTGTGGTATTGAATGAAACTCTTGTTTAATAGCTGTCAGAAGTCGGATTTATTGCATTCGTCTTGACATTATAACAGATTTTACTCTGATCACACgttttcaaaataataacttAAGTAGAAAAAATGAGCAGATTCATTAGTCAAAGGACCAGTCTCCAGGTTATCTGAAGACCAGTACATCATGTTGCTTCAATGTTCTCCATGGGATTTATTCACAACAGTATTTAAGGACTTGGCTAGGACGTCCCTGGAACGTTAGCAAAAATTTTAAAGATGGAACGTTGCCAAGACGTCTTCAGATCGAGGTCACAAAGTAATGTCATGGTGACCAAATGAAGACGAATTGGTGATGTCTTCAGAACGTACTGTGTTTGCTGGGATGCTGCTTTACAGAAAGTTATATTGTTTCTGTAAAaacatgtgatgtgtttgttcGTAGTAAGCACTCTAGCTACAGTGTTTCCAAAAATCTGGAGGGTATTTACAGAGCCTACAGTAACAGAAAAGTTTAGGCTTGAGGTCATAAACGTGAACAAGAGTTTTTATTACTAAGGTGCAAGAAGACAGTTCTTCAAATATTGACAATGTGGTACATTTAAGGTTCTATAGTGAAACGATACTGCTTTTTAGCTTAAAATTCATGAATATACTTGTTGAAATAATATGCCATATGGATATTTATTGTTCTCAACATCGTATAACTAAAGCCTGTTAGACGACTTTTACAAAGAAAGTGTAAAATGCTCTTACTGTATCTTCATGCCTTTTTTCATTAGTCTGAACAGGATCAGGAGGAAAGTGAGGGAGAGGATAGCGCTGTCATAATGGACCGCTTGTGTAAGTTCATCTACTCCAAGGACCGCACGGACCGAATCCGCACCTGCGCCATTCTGTGCCACATCTACCATCATGCCCTGCACAGCCGCTGGTACCAGGCAAGAGACCTCATGCTTATGAGCCACCTACAAGACAACATCCAACACGCCGACCCTCCCGTCCAGGTACACACAAACTCGGtttcaaacatttttcttcTAAAAGACAACGTTCAGCCAAGAAATTGATCGGCGGTTCTTTTTATGGTCCTCTTTCTCAGATCCTGTACAACAGGACCATGGTGCAGCTCGGCATCTGTGCTTTTCGTCAAGGCATGATCAAAGATGCGCACAACGCCCTCCTGGACATCCAGTCGAGCGGCAGAGCTAAAGAGCTACTGGGGCAGGGGCTCCTCATGAGGAATATGCAGGAGAGAAACGCTGAACAGGA includes:
- the eif3c gene encoding eukaryotic translation initiation factor 3 subunit C isoform X1, producing MSRFFATGSDSESEESLSADEITPKATGTTFNKQGLLLSDEEEDTKRVVRSAKDKRFEELTNLIKTIRNAMKIRDISKCLEEFEQLCRSFLKSKTIMDKEGVPQFYIRLLADLEDYLNQLWEDKEGKKKMNKNNAKALSTLRQKIRKYNRDFETEIATYKENPEQSADEEEEKDEIESGGSSAESDEEGGDDGVTAKSFMKKKPQEEEKKAPEASKFLKGAADEESDSDEDEDWSSDTEDSGSDSEDNEGTAASLAVAFLKKTLDGDKQSERKDERKKRHKKKERAEEDGEEEGGEAEEGVWEKVKGGVPLVKEKPKMFAKGTEINPPVVVKKLHEILQARGKKGTDRAFQIELLHALAAISVEHNLGEGISVKIKFNIIASLYDYNPNLAAFMKADMWKKCLDCIDELLDILFNNNNIFIGENIAEDSENLAISDQPFRVRGCILTLVERMDEEFTKIMQNTDPHSQEYVDNLKDEGRVCGVIDRLLEYLETKGSTEEVCRIYLRRIMHTYYKFDYKAHRRSLGLQGETKSEQDQEESEGEDSAVIMDRLCKFIYSKDRTDRIRTCAILCHIYHHALHSRWYQARDLMLMSHLQDNIQHADPPVQILYNRTMVQLGICAFRQGMIKDAHNALLDIQSSGRAKELLGQGLLMRNMQERNAEQEKIEKRRQVPFHMHINLELLECVYLVSAMLLEIPYMAAHEFDARRRMISKQFHHQLRVGERQPLLGPPESMREHVVAASKAMKMGDWRTCHSFIINEKMNSKVWDLFPETQRVREMLVRKIQEESLRTYLFTYSSVYDSIRMEILSDMFELEIPTVHSIISKMIINEELMASLDQPTQTVVMHRTEPTSLQNMALQLAEKLGGLVENNERVFDLKQGVYGGYFNRDQKGGYQQKQGYQRDQKGGYQQKQGYQRGQDQRGGYQQKQGYQRDQKGSYQQKQNYQRGGYSGGYSGGYSGGYSGGYRNQNQGSY
- the eif3c gene encoding eukaryotic translation initiation factor 3 subunit C isoform X2, which codes for MSRFFATGSDSESEESLSADEITPKATGTTFNKQGLLLSDEEEDTKRVVRSAKDKRFEELTNLIKTIRNAMKIRDISKCLEEFEQLCRSFLKSKTIMDKEGVPQFYIRLLADLEDYLNQLWEDKEGKKKMNKNNAKALSTLRQKIRKYNRDFETEIATYKENPEQSADEEEEKDEIESGGSSAESDEEGGDDGVTAKSFMKKKPQEEEKKAPEASKFLKGAADEESDSDEDEDWSSDTEDSGSDSEDNEGTAASLAVAFLKKTLDGDKQSERKDERKKRHKKKERAEEDGEEEGGEAEEGVWEKVKGGVPLVKEKPKMFAKGTEINPPVVVKKLHEILQARGKKGTDRAFQIELLHALAAISVEHNLGEGISVKIKFNIIASLYDYNPNLAAFMKADMWKKCLDCIDELLDILFNNNNIFIGENIAEDSENLAISDQPFRVRGCILTLVERMDEEFTKIMQNTDPHSQEYVDNLKDEGRVCGVIDRLLEYLETKGSTEEVCRIYLRRIMHTYYKFDYKAHRRSLGLQGETKSEQDQEESEGEDSAVIMDRLCKFIYSKDRTDRIRTCAILCHIYHHALHSRWYQARDLMLMSHLQDNIQHADPPVQILYNRTMVQLGICAFRQGMIKDAHNALLDIQSSGRAKELLGQGLLMRNMQERNAEQEKIEKRRQVPFHMHINLELLECVYLVSAMLLEIPYMAAHEFDARRRMISKQFHHQLRVGERQPLLGPPESMREHVVAASKAMKMGDWRTCHSFIINEKMNSKVWDLFPETQRVREMLVRKIQEESLRTYLFTYSSVYDSIRMEILSDMFELEIPTVHSIISKMIINEELMASLDQPTQTVVMHRTEPTSLQNMALQLAEKLGGLVENNERVFDLKQGVYGGYFNRDQKGGYQQKQGYQRGQDQRGGYQQKQGYQRDQKGSYQQKQNYQRGGYSGGYSGGYSGGYSGGYRNQNQGSY